The following DNA comes from Cedecea neteri.
GGAACTGACGACAATCAGCAGTTTTTCCTGGGCAATTTGTTTGAATTTATAGTCGCCCGCGTTCACCAGATTGACGTTCAGCTTCGCCGCCAGCAGGTCGTCCCGCAGCTGCTCACTCACGCGGCGCGCGTTGCCGGTCTGCGAAGCGGAAATCAGCGTAATCACCGGGACTTCTGCCGCAGGGGCCTGAGCCGCCGCGACAGCGCCAGGCTGCTGGTTAATCATTCCCCAGAAATAACCGGATAACCAGGCCAGCTGAGTGGTTGAAAAATCAGTGGTCGCCGCCTGAAGGCGTGCCAGCTGGTCCGGCGTTAGCGGCAGCAAAGCGCTCGGTGGAACCTGAGAAGTCATACGTATTTAGCTTCCAGTAGCAAAGGGCAAAAAAAGGGCTTACAGACTGTAATGAGTCAAGGTTAACCAGCAGGTTATCAACAATTAAAGAAGGGATGGAAATAATAAATAACTAAAACGACTAATCGTTTTTTCAGGTAAATCATAGTGTTAAAAGTGATTAACTAACTATCTGATGAATATGACATTTCAGCGTATTCACCGTTGCTTACACCGTGTCGCCGGACAATGCGCCGTTTAGTTAATGCGAAAAATAGTCCATTCCGCTATCATGCGGCGGTTTTTTGAATTCCAGAGAGTCGAATGATGTCCACCACCCTGTTTAAAGATTTTACCTTCGAAGCCGCCCACCGCCTGCCGCACGTACCGGAAGGCCACAAATGCGGTCGCCTGCATGGCCACTCCTTTATGGTGCGCCTGGAAATTACCGGCGAGGTAGATCCGTATACCGGCTGGATCATGGACTTCTCCGAGCTGAAAGCGGCGTTTAAGCCTACCTACGATCGCCTCGATCACTATTATCTGAACGATATCCCAGGACTTGAAAACCCTACCAGCGAAGTGCTGGCAAAATGGATTTGGGATCAGATGAAACCTGTCGTGCCGCTGCTGAGCGCGGTGATGATCAAAGAAACCTGTACCGCAGGCTGCGTCTACCGCGGCGAATAAGCTAAAAAAAGTCCGGAAATCAACCCGGACTTTTCCTCTCTGCGCCCCCCATCAAGCTAATTTTCATCCCACTTTGGTAAGCTACGCCGTCGCAACTAAAAGGTGCACGGGATGGCCACTACAGATTTCGATATTATCGTCGTTGGCGCAGGGATCGCAGGCTCCTGCTGCGCGGTAGAGTGCGCGCGCACCGGGCTAAATGTTCTGCTTGTTGAGCGGGCAACTCAGCCCGGAGGTAAAAACCTGTCTGGCGGCAGGCTTTACACTTCAGCGTTTGAATATCTCTTTCCTGATTTTTCTCGCTCCGCCCCGCTTGAACGCTGTATTACCCATGAAAAGCTCTCCGCGCTGACGGCAGACACTTCAACCACGCTGAGCTTTCAATATCCTTCGGCGACGTCATACAGCGTGCTGCGTGCCCGGCTGGATCCGTGGCTGTTCCAGCAGGCTGAACAAGCCGGCGCGCAGTGCCTGACGGCGACTCAGGTCGATAGCCTGCATATTGAAAACGGCGTGGTGAGCGGCGTGGTGAGCGGCGTGGTGATTGACGGCGAAGTGTTAAGCGCCAAAGCCGTGGTTATTGCCGAAGGTGCCAATACCCTGCTGGCGGAACAGCACAAGCTGTTGAATAAGCTGCCCGAACACGGCGTTGCCGTTGGCGTAAAAGAAGTGCTGGCGCTGCCGAAAGAAGATCTTGAGAACCGCTTCGCGCTTGAAGGTGACGCAGGTGCCGCCTGGCTGTTCACCGGCGGTATCTGCGGCGAACTGCCTGCGGGCGGGTTCCTCTATACCAATCTCGATACGCTTTCTGTTGGCATTGTCTGCCCGCTCTCTTCGAT
Coding sequences within:
- the queD gene encoding 6-carboxytetrahydropterin synthase QueD gives rise to the protein MMSTTLFKDFTFEAAHRLPHVPEGHKCGRLHGHSFMVRLEITGEVDPYTGWIMDFSELKAAFKPTYDRLDHYYLNDIPGLENPTSEVLAKWIWDQMKPVVPLLSAVMIKETCTAGCVYRGE
- a CDS encoding FAD-dependent oxidoreductase, which produces MATTDFDIIVVGAGIAGSCCAVECARTGLNVLLVERATQPGGKNLSGGRLYTSAFEYLFPDFSRSAPLERCITHEKLSALTADTSTTLSFQYPSATSYSVLRARLDPWLFQQAEQAGAQCLTATQVDSLHIENGVVSGVVSGVVIDGEVLSAKAVVIAEGANTLLAEQHKLLNKLPEHGVAVGVKEVLALPKEDLENRFALEGDAGAAWLFTGGICGELPAGGFLYTNLDTLSVGIVCPLSSIRASSAALPDLLENFKHHPTLRPLLRRAELVEYGAHLIPECGLNGLPERLAGPGYLLVGDSARFCINTGFTVRGMDLAALSAKAAAQTLIQALQDNASVDLHQAYRHQLERTSLWAVLERYRKMPDFLQTPGLFQDYPHLLAELQRDIFDPRNASPPRLSSLLWKHARKAGISRLVKDIFRGGRSL